A single window of Aneurinibacillus sp. REN35 DNA harbors:
- a CDS encoding BofC C-terminal domain-containing protein, with the protein MIRKPLPKHWRTLGALAILFFTVAVSSIWYLYTAIETLKGNEAAAQAVDVVLKRVYLCGESEEEIKKETVASSDELLMRYQDWTFVSRQRNVYTFEKKLNDLSPYCKEHAYFGLSENGELTLFDGVPENGKVIQTFFQLNTEKLESSLPVDEMKILRKGIRITDAAEYNSIISTYSEFSGDEKETAVQLK; encoded by the coding sequence ATGATTCGAAAGCCGCTTCCAAAGCATTGGAGGACCCTGGGGGCTTTAGCGATTCTATTCTTTACTGTAGCGGTGTCTAGCATCTGGTATTTATATACTGCAATTGAGACACTAAAAGGGAATGAAGCGGCGGCCCAGGCGGTTGATGTCGTATTAAAACGCGTGTATTTATGCGGAGAGTCAGAAGAGGAAATCAAGAAGGAGACAGTCGCTTCATCAGATGAGCTGCTTATGCGTTATCAGGATTGGACTTTTGTCTCGCGTCAACGCAATGTGTATACGTTTGAGAAAAAACTTAATGATCTCTCTCCTTACTGCAAGGAACATGCATACTTTGGCTTAAGTGAAAACGGAGAATTAACATTGTTTGATGGTGTGCCGGAGAATGGCAAGGTGATTCAGACGTTTTTTCAATTAAATACAGAGAAGCTGGAATCAAGCTTGCCTGTGGATGAGATGAAGATTTTGCGTAAAGGTATTCGGATTACGGATGCCGCAGAGTACAATTCGATTATCTCCACCTATAGTGAATTCTCAGGTGATGAAAAGGAAACAGCGGTACAATTGAAATAA
- a CDS encoding LysM peptidoglycan-binding domain-containing protein: MKIHIVKKGDTLWKIAQKYNVDFETLKKANAHIKNPDKISPGMKVKVPTTGIPLKNEESATGIPNKEMPVKEMPKEMPMQPKPPTAPLVPKAAPESPELNMMMEMDMDINIQMPPMPAKEVPAKEKPAPAPMPSPAPIQPQAKPTPKPTPMPETKPAPPKTEVKPIMPPKGMPKEKPTAPIQITPSPMPQMPIMPPMMPTMPVAPYSPMPYCPPAKDSCHESSFCSSSMETSYMMHMPIQQPMPNMQMPMMPTMPEMQAQQPMPNMQMPMM, encoded by the coding sequence ATGAAAATCCATATCGTCAAAAAGGGAGACACACTATGGAAGATCGCCCAAAAATATAATGTTGATTTCGAGACACTAAAAAAAGCGAATGCACATATCAAAAATCCGGATAAAATCTCACCAGGTATGAAAGTAAAAGTGCCAACAACCGGCATACCGTTGAAGAATGAAGAAAGTGCTACGGGGATACCGAACAAGGAAATGCCTGTGAAGGAAATGCCGAAAGAAATGCCCATGCAGCCTAAACCGCCTACCGCTCCTCTCGTACCAAAAGCTGCACCCGAATCTCCTGAATTAAATATGATGATGGAGATGGATATGGACATTAATATCCAGATGCCGCCGATGCCAGCAAAAGAAGTACCCGCCAAAGAAAAACCTGCGCCAGCACCAATGCCAAGCCCAGCACCGATCCAGCCACAAGCGAAGCCTACGCCAAAGCCAACACCAATGCCGGAAACAAAACCAGCACCGCCGAAAACAGAGGTAAAACCGATCATGCCACCAAAAGGAATGCCGAAAGAAAAACCAACAGCACCAATACAAATCACACCGTCTCCTATGCCGCAGATGCCGATTATGCCGCCTATGATGCCTACTATGCCTGTTGCGCCGTATTCACCAATGCCATACTGCCCACCGGCTAAAGATTCCTGTCATGAGAGCAGCTTCTGTTCCTCATCAATGGAAACGTCATACATGATGCATATGCCAATACAGCAGCCCATGCCTAATATGCAGATGCCCATGATGCCTACAATGCCTGAGATGCAGGCGCAGCAACCCATGCCTAATATGCAGATGCCTATGATGC